A region of Halorussus limi DNA encodes the following proteins:
- a CDS encoding transcription initiation factor IIB, which translates to MATSEIYETAFDEDVQNDTTNQCPECDGRVATNVAETVCEKCGLVLEDERIDHGPEWRSFSDDEQNRERTGAPLTATRHDRGLSTEIGRGTDANGNQLSGRKRRQLGRLRREQSRGRFQSKAERNLAHGLGEVRRISSGLDLTETIRDQACQLFRSAQNEDLLRGHSIEAMAAASVHGACRCNGLSRTLEEITEPARVEQARVRTAYQTLNTELGLPAQPVRPSGFIPQLASELDIPEQIRHRARQLADQAESAGAVSGVDPTGFAAACIYKAGCDAGRLMVQSEVAWAANVSTVTIRTHRDTLDELAV; encoded by the coding sequence ATGGCAACGAGCGAGATTTACGAGACGGCGTTCGACGAGGACGTACAGAACGATACAACGAATCAATGCCCGGAGTGTGACGGACGGGTCGCCACGAACGTCGCAGAGACCGTCTGTGAGAAGTGTGGACTCGTTCTTGAGGACGAACGTATCGACCACGGGCCGGAGTGGCGGTCGTTCAGTGACGACGAGCAGAACCGAGAGCGTACAGGTGCGCCGCTGACGGCGACGCGCCACGACCGCGGCCTCTCGACGGAAATCGGGCGTGGGACCGACGCAAACGGAAATCAGCTCTCCGGGCGAAAGCGACGGCAACTCGGTCGACTCCGTCGGGAGCAGTCCCGCGGGCGATTCCAGTCGAAGGCCGAGCGCAACCTCGCACACGGCCTTGGGGAGGTCCGCCGAATCAGTAGTGGGCTCGACCTCACCGAGACGATTCGTGACCAAGCATGCCAACTCTTCCGGAGCGCCCAGAACGAAGACCTCCTTCGGGGCCACTCAATCGAAGCGATGGCGGCGGCAAGCGTCCACGGCGCATGTCGATGTAACGGCCTCTCGCGAACACTCGAGGAGATCACCGAGCCAGCGCGCGTTGAGCAGGCCCGAGTGAGGACTGCGTATCAGACGTTGAATACGGAACTCGGCCTTCCAGCCCAACCGGTGAGGCCGAGTGGATTCATTCCCCAGTTAGCCTCCGAGCTTGATATCCCTGAACAGATTCGGCATCGTGCCCGGCAGTTAGCAGACCAAGCAGAATCAGCAGGTGCCGTTTCAGGCGTTGATCCGACAGGATTCGCCGCCGCATGTATATACAAAGCGGGATGTGACGCAGGCCGCTTGATGGTCCAATCAGAAGTTGCATGGGCCGCGAATGTCTCGACGGTGACCATCCGCACTCATCGAGATACATTGGACGAACTCGCTGTATGA
- a CDS encoding Eco57I restriction-modification methylase domain-containing protein, whose protein sequence is MTLQQITASDIAGWDSLQDIANSFEKRGLKPRPKLGGDNELVVQLDDDEFIVIVNAGPGETATDFKPENRSRHTNLVATNDFETFTFITRVRSWEGQQHGRIKHQKISFSKEQFTRDSGEKNTILQKLNSIEYGSSAAIYDTLYDTQQVVKEFYEQFEELRTDLIQEVTGIPDDRGDAKQRYVQVILDRMIFLYFIQEKRLLDRNPNYLHEQPNEVVDEGGDHYEEFYEPLFFEYLAEDKQNPDFGSLPYLNGGLFARNPVEEEFEDAKLGGPAEETNELFDDILDFLSDWNWNVDERLDIVDPKNLSPAILGHIFEQTVNQKEMGAYYTPEEITGFMARRTIHPYLLDQLNETVDADYDEIDNVFGFPVPEADTSTEAVADGGTITQQVPTEKVQTSHVETLYHDILKEAHILDPAVGSGAFLLAAQEVLMDLYMQCIEYFQQLESEGQGWELESRSREELESIEGRHGGESLYAKRSIILDNLYGVDIDEGAVEICKLRLWLSMVADIEDEPGEVEPLPNIDFNIRQGNSLIGFTDLIETVNEEGDTSLTNYGIGEETPVSEYYEDVIHAQRKHKRANSSKEATNARRQAESLITSYSQNLDNKVLDEFHSASAEITLDQVQEFYPFHWILEFALVYDQGGFDLIIGNPPWDQLRASRDDYFVKFDEQFRSRMPSNKDEMQKQLLEDEEISEGWEEYQEQIEKQMRYFTDGSEYTLQKPVIDGRKDPNENNLAALFFERLFDLVSKQGYVAQVLPGVIFSGSFSKDLRLKLLDDAEIKTLVGFENHGIFEEIDNRYQFAILSFKNSGKTDQIEGVFDQRDVSVLRHFDEMAITIPREVLSQYSLKARIFPNITHPEEVGILKSIVSHPPLGEEIEEKWNVTPHRELDRSRASDRFVEEENEGDYPVYGGANIHQFQHDNTFDSSLDSPSLWSVDEDRPDLSAKYRVRERAYNGGTPKKDIYEAFGGPKTSKSQKGFVNDLLQEHRGQDLCMDDLLPDFTGYRIIYRDIARPTDERTMISTVLPKGIVCVHTLQTFSPYEVNPEQEDLSEYPLRSIYERAYDDEELFVITGLLNSIPFDYLMRTKVDSHIVRFKLEESQVPRLTEGDNWFHYISDRAARLNCYGEEFEEMRERLGGIEPAKEESERRRLQAEIDAASFHAYGLDRGEMQFVLDDFHRVSNPRIMTEAYIEKVAEKYTHLGDVGPME, encoded by the coding sequence ATGACTCTCCAGCAGATTACTGCATCCGATATCGCGGGCTGGGACTCTTTACAGGATATCGCGAACTCCTTTGAAAAACGCGGGCTCAAACCACGCCCGAAACTAGGGGGCGATAACGAACTCGTAGTCCAGCTTGATGATGACGAATTCATCGTCATTGTCAATGCTGGTCCCGGTGAGACTGCCACGGACTTCAAACCGGAAAATCGCTCACGGCACACCAACCTCGTTGCCACCAACGATTTCGAGACTTTCACCTTCATTACGCGAGTCCGAAGCTGGGAGGGGCAGCAGCACGGTCGAATTAAGCATCAAAAGATTTCGTTCTCGAAGGAGCAGTTCACGCGGGACAGCGGAGAAAAGAACACTATTCTCCAGAAACTGAACTCGATCGAGTACGGCTCCTCCGCTGCGATATACGATACGCTCTACGACACACAACAGGTTGTCAAGGAGTTCTATGAACAGTTCGAAGAACTCCGGACAGATCTCATTCAAGAGGTCACGGGCATTCCCGACGATCGGGGTGATGCGAAGCAACGATATGTGCAGGTCATCCTTGACCGGATGATTTTCCTCTACTTCATCCAAGAAAAGCGCCTCCTTGATCGGAACCCGAACTACCTTCACGAACAGCCGAATGAAGTCGTTGACGAGGGTGGTGACCACTACGAAGAGTTCTACGAACCGCTCTTCTTCGAATACCTAGCAGAAGACAAGCAAAACCCTGACTTCGGTAGTCTTCCGTACCTGAACGGTGGCTTGTTCGCAAGGAATCCCGTCGAAGAAGAGTTCGAGGACGCGAAGTTAGGTGGCCCTGCTGAGGAAACGAACGAGCTCTTCGACGATATCCTCGACTTCCTCTCCGACTGGAATTGGAACGTTGACGAACGACTCGACATCGTTGATCCCAAGAACCTCTCCCCGGCGATCTTGGGCCACATCTTTGAGCAAACGGTCAATCAGAAGGAGATGGGGGCGTACTACACACCGGAAGAGATCACGGGGTTCATGGCCCGCCGGACGATCCATCCGTATCTGCTCGATCAGCTCAACGAGACTGTGGACGCAGACTACGACGAGATCGACAATGTGTTCGGATTCCCCGTGCCCGAAGCAGATACTAGCACAGAAGCTGTTGCCGATGGCGGAACCATAACTCAGCAAGTTCCAACGGAAAAGGTCCAGACCAGCCATGTGGAGACTCTCTACCACGATATTCTGAAGGAAGCGCACATTCTCGATCCTGCCGTAGGAAGTGGCGCCTTCCTGCTCGCCGCACAGGAGGTGCTGATGGACCTATACATGCAATGCATTGAGTATTTCCAGCAACTCGAATCAGAGGGACAAGGCTGGGAGCTGGAGAGTCGTAGTCGCGAGGAATTAGAAAGTATCGAGGGTAGGCATGGTGGGGAGTCGCTATACGCAAAACGCTCGATTATTCTGGATAACCTCTACGGGGTGGATATCGACGAGGGCGCTGTGGAGATCTGTAAACTTCGTTTGTGGCTCTCGATGGTTGCGGATATCGAAGACGAGCCAGGGGAGGTCGAACCGCTCCCGAATATTGATTTCAACATTCGGCAGGGGAACAGTCTTATTGGATTTACAGACCTCATCGAAACCGTCAACGAAGAGGGTGATACCTCACTCACAAATTATGGAATCGGTGAAGAAACACCGGTTAGTGAGTATTACGAGGACGTAATCCACGCTCAGCGGAAACACAAAAGGGCAAATTCCTCAAAAGAAGCAACCAACGCCCGTCGTCAGGCAGAGTCACTCATCACCAGCTACAGTCAGAATCTGGACAACAAGGTGCTAGATGAGTTCCACAGTGCCAGCGCTGAAATCACTCTGGATCAAGTTCAAGAATTCTATCCCTTTCATTGGATTCTCGAATTCGCGCTAGTCTACGACCAGGGAGGTTTTGATCTCATTATCGGGAATCCTCCTTGGGACCAGCTTCGAGCAAGTCGCGACGATTACTTCGTCAAGTTTGATGAGCAGTTCCGGTCCCGGATGCCTTCGAACAAGGACGAGATGCAGAAACAGCTGCTAGAAGACGAGGAGATTTCCGAGGGATGGGAGGAGTATCAAGAGCAGATAGAGAAGCAAATGCGGTACTTCACTGATGGATCGGAATACACTCTCCAGAAGCCGGTTATAGACGGCCGCAAGGATCCGAACGAAAACAACCTTGCTGCTCTCTTCTTTGAGAGACTATTTGACCTCGTGAGCAAACAAGGGTACGTAGCGCAAGTTCTCCCTGGAGTTATCTTCAGTGGGTCCTTCTCAAAGGATCTCAGATTAAAATTACTTGATGACGCAGAGATCAAGACGTTAGTGGGCTTCGAAAATCATGGAATCTTTGAGGAGATCGACAATCGATACCAATTCGCCATTCTCTCTTTCAAGAACAGTGGTAAAACGGACCAGATAGAGGGTGTATTTGATCAGCGTGATGTTTCTGTCCTCCGCCATTTTGATGAGATGGCAATTACTATTCCTCGAGAAGTGCTTTCGCAATATTCACTGAAAGCACGGATATTCCCTAATATCACTCATCCTGAGGAAGTGGGTATTTTGAAGAGTATTGTCTCACACCCACCGTTGGGAGAAGAGATTGAAGAGAAGTGGAACGTCACTCCCCACCGTGAACTGGATCGATCACGGGCGTCTGACCGTTTCGTCGAAGAGGAAAATGAAGGTGATTACCCTGTGTACGGTGGAGCAAACATTCACCAGTTCCAGCACGACAACACGTTCGATTCGAGTCTTGATTCCCCTTCACTATGGAGTGTCGATGAAGATCGGCCGGACCTGAGCGCTAAATACCGTGTTCGGGAACGGGCGTACAACGGTGGAACGCCGAAAAAGGACATATACGAAGCGTTTGGTGGACCAAAGACCAGCAAATCACAGAAGGGATTCGTCAACGATCTTCTTCAGGAACACCGTGGACAGGACCTTTGTATGGATGATCTCCTTCCAGACTTCACGGGATACCGAATTATCTACCGGGATATCGCCCGACCTACCGACGAACGGACAATGATTTCGACTGTGTTACCTAAAGGAATTGTTTGTGTTCACACACTCCAGACATTTTCGCCATATGAAGTCAATCCGGAGCAGGAAGACCTCTCAGAGTATCCCCTCCGTTCAATCTATGAACGTGCCTACGATGATGAGGAACTGTTCGTCATCACCGGTCTACTGAACAGCATTCCGTTCGATTACCTAATGCGGACGAAGGTCGATTCACACATTGTCCGGTTTAAACTGGAAGAATCGCAGGTCCCACGTCTCACAGAGGGCGACAACTGGTTCCACTATATTTCAGACCGGGCGGCCCGGCTCAACTGCTACGGTGAGGAGTTCGAGGAGATGCGGGAGCGGCTCGGCGGAATTGAACCCGCTAAAGAGGAATCAGAGCGTCGGCGACTTCAGGCCGAAATTGATGCAGCTTCTTTCCACGCCTACGGACTCGATAGGGGGGAAATGCAGTTCGTTCTTGATGACTTTCATCGGGTGTCGAATCCTCGAATTATGACGGAAGCCTACATCGAGAAGGTCGCTGAGAAATACACTCATCTTGGAGACGTAGGGCCAATGGAGTAA
- a CDS encoding site-specific integrase, with protein sequence MEATRERALSEREFELLLEGAGRISDTQRRLETRAAILLGGRLGLRPGETTHLSTSWIDLERQMIQIPKQEDCTKGRDGGICGYCRQAVKQRMDHNPKKDFQSFADSYWLPKTEAASRTVPYHFSYRVRIAIELLLDEHGGWPYSFSTLQRRLETALELSPELSNDATSLHGLRATAASYHAGRGLDLPALRAMFGWEDITTARQYLNVDGAMTRRALDSIHQ encoded by the coding sequence ATGGAAGCAACACGAGAAAGGGCTCTTAGCGAACGCGAGTTTGAACTATTGTTAGAAGGAGCTGGGCGGATATCAGATACGCAAAGACGTCTTGAGACACGAGCCGCTATCCTCCTCGGGGGACGCCTGGGACTTCGGCCAGGAGAAACGACGCACCTGTCTACATCGTGGATTGACCTAGAGCGTCAGATGATTCAAATTCCCAAACAAGAAGATTGTACAAAGGGACGTGACGGCGGTATCTGTGGCTACTGTCGGCAAGCGGTGAAACAACGAATGGACCACAATCCCAAGAAGGACTTCCAAAGTTTTGCGGATAGCTATTGGCTCCCGAAAACAGAGGCCGCGTCTCGAACAGTGCCGTACCATTTTTCGTATCGAGTCCGAATCGCGATCGAATTACTACTTGACGAACATGGCGGTTGGCCATACTCGTTCTCGACCTTACAGCGACGTCTGGAAACGGCCCTTGAACTGTCTCCAGAACTGTCCAACGACGCAACCTCATTACACGGACTGCGTGCCACAGCAGCGTCGTACCATGCGGGAAGGGGCTTAGACCTTCCTGCACTTCGAGCAATGTTCGGTTGGGAGGACATCACGACTGCACGTCAATATCTGAATGTCGATGGAGCGATGACCCGGCGAGCGCTGGACAGCATTCATCAGTAA
- a CDS encoding BREX-1 system adenine-specific DNA-methyltransferase PglX yields the protein MQCIEYFQRLESEGQGWELESRTREEIEEIESGKGSSALYAKRTAILNNLYGVDIDEGAVEICKLRLWLSMVADIEDEPSEVEPLPNIDFNVRQGNSLIGQLDTDIESNEDGDSDLDSWEVKTRFEDVKEAIKKHKKAETSVEAQEWRKEAEDRIEEHRDKFDEILRREFQDAGFDDITIKEIREWSPFHWPLEFADVFEKGGFDVFIGNPPWDMLYANRDDFFIRYDEQFRTYPSEEKDGVMEDLLSNPKVAWEWEDYKESMETQADFFTQGDVYKLQSPVVGGRTMPTKNELSALFLERVFRLSRDGVKVSLLLPGTIFGGVMGKDLRMHLLDHTDVENLIGFENKGIFEAIDDRYRFAILTFEYGGKTSALRGIFNQRDMDIVYRIEDEAVNIPRDVLVSYSPEGGIFPSITSQIEVSVLEKVVEQPSLGEDLEEAWTVDMLTKEFVESTDKDRLLTSPEEADYPVYGGKNIHQFQYDNTHTEALDGPQYWSREMYDPPNSAQYRVREKKFNRGNLKRAIYDAFGGSETSKSQVQFVDKLLEEHRGHGLEEEDVLLDCTEYRIGIRDVSRSRDERTIIATVLPKDVICLHTINTFKPFAIEPEEEHLTESPLRSPYVRRFTDQELFAATGLLNSIAFDFLMRTKVETHIVKRELLESQLPRLTDGDDWFYYIAERAARLNCYGEEFKEMRERLGGIEAAVEDQERRELQAEIDAAAFHAYGLKRRDVKFVLDDFHRVENPKLMDEMYFDLVLEKYDLLDQKGPLP from the coding sequence ATGCAATGCATTGAGTATTTCCAGCGGCTCGAATCAGAGGGACAAGGCTGGGAGCTAGAATCCAGAACACGAGAAGAGATAGAGGAAATCGAGTCTGGAAAAGGCTCATCAGCACTCTACGCAAAGCGAACGGCTATCCTCAACAATTTGTACGGAGTCGATATCGACGAAGGTGCTGTTGAGATCTGCAAGCTCAGGCTCTGGTTGTCGATGGTCGCTGATATCGAGGACGAACCGAGCGAGGTGGAGCCGCTCCCCAATATCGATTTCAACGTACGGCAGGGGAACAGCCTAATCGGTCAACTCGATACGGACATTGAGAGTAACGAAGACGGAGACAGCGATCTCGATTCTTGGGAGGTGAAAACTCGTTTTGAGGACGTGAAAGAGGCCATCAAGAAGCATAAGAAAGCGGAGACCAGTGTTGAAGCACAAGAATGGCGGAAAGAAGCAGAAGACAGAATAGAGGAACATCGGGACAAATTTGACGAAATTCTTCGGCGAGAATTCCAAGACGCTGGCTTTGACGACATAACGATCAAGGAAATCCGGGAGTGGTCTCCCTTCCACTGGCCGTTGGAGTTCGCCGACGTCTTCGAGAAAGGCGGATTCGACGTGTTCATCGGGAACCCACCGTGGGACATGCTCTACGCGAATCGCGACGACTTCTTTATCCGCTACGATGAGCAGTTCCGTACCTATCCGTCGGAGGAAAAGGATGGTGTGATGGAAGACCTTCTCTCAAACCCCAAAGTTGCGTGGGAATGGGAGGACTACAAGGAATCGATGGAAACTCAGGCAGATTTCTTTACGCAGGGAGATGTCTATAAGCTCCAATCTCCGGTGGTGGGCGGTCGAACGATGCCGACAAAGAACGAACTTTCGGCTCTTTTTCTTGAGCGGGTCTTCAGACTTTCCAGAGACGGCGTGAAGGTGAGTCTGCTCCTCCCCGGTACTATCTTCGGGGGAGTAATGGGGAAAGACCTCCGAATGCATCTGCTGGACCATACGGACGTGGAGAATCTCATCGGGTTCGAGAACAAGGGTATCTTTGAGGCCATCGACGATAGATACCGGTTCGCGATTCTGACGTTCGAATATGGGGGGAAGACATCAGCTCTTCGGGGGATATTCAACCAACGTGACATGGATATAGTCTACAGGATCGAAGATGAGGCAGTCAACATTCCGCGCGATGTACTCGTCAGTTATTCTCCAGAAGGGGGAATCTTCCCATCCATCACCTCGCAGATCGAAGTAAGCGTCTTGGAGAAGGTAGTTGAGCAGCCTTCCTTGGGTGAAGATTTAGAGGAGGCTTGGACAGTTGATATGCTCACTAAGGAGTTCGTTGAATCGACTGATAAGGATAGGCTCCTGACATCGCCGGAGGAGGCCGACTATCCCGTCTATGGCGGCAAAAATATCCACCAGTTCCAGTACGATAATACCCACACAGAAGCGTTAGATGGACCGCAGTACTGGAGTCGTGAGATGTACGATCCACCGAATAGTGCTCAGTACCGTGTTCGAGAAAAGAAATTCAACAGGGGTAATCTCAAACGGGCAATCTATGACGCCTTTGGAGGTTCAGAGACGAGCAAGTCTCAAGTTCAATTCGTAGATAAACTACTCGAAGAACACCGTGGTCACGGACTTGAGGAAGAAGATGTCCTGCTCGATTGCACTGAATACCGAATCGGCATTCGAGACGTTTCTCGATCTCGGGACGAGCGGACGATCATAGCGACGGTACTTCCGAAGGACGTCATCTGTCTCCACACCATTAACACGTTCAAGCCGTTCGCTATTGAGCCTGAAGAGGAACACCTCACAGAGTCCCCACTTCGGTCACCCTACGTCCGGCGATTTACGGATCAAGAACTCTTCGCGGCAACGGGACTCCTGAACAGCATTGCGTTCGATTTCCTGATGCGAACCAAAGTCGAGACGCACATCGTCAAGCGCGAGCTATTGGAATCCCAGCTACCACGCCTCACCGACGGAGATGACTGGTTCTATTATATCGCTGAACGAGCTGCCCGGTTGAACTGTTACGGAGAAGAATTCAAAGAAATGCGTGAGCGACTCGGCGGAATCGAGGCAGCGGTAGAAGATCAAGAACGCAGAGAATTACAGGCTGAAATCGACGCGGCCGCATTCCACGCGTATGGCCTGAAACGTCGTGACGTGAAGTTTGTCCTCGACGACTTCCATCGCGTTGAGAATCCGAAGCTGATGGACGAGATGTACTTCGATCTGGTCTTGGAGAAATATGATCTGCTGGATCAGAAGGGGCCCCTACCGTAG
- a CDS encoding DNA-binding protein yields MSSNNASGKVVSVDEQALKQADEQAVDADGFEVVEETPELRATVEQEVQAKVDANHPDGIKETNNERIQGATLEQEERIRAREAELERISIRAKVSRQDGRAERARDIAAKRSKERRREFQKRAASVTPMADPERPDPREELSQDELASVNEQTQRLSEKLDGWTRAAISRRLAERVVEGAGMMSAVVGVHEELQTAPGHVIPIGKLEDVNRKEVSISGRVDTLWEPSHPSIAQVGLIEDESGRTRVTVWKNSQAPWMEEGEQVCIRGAARNWYEGRVSLAVTGWTTIQFPERGRWWE; encoded by the coding sequence ATGTCTAGTAACAACGCAAGCGGCAAGGTCGTTTCGGTCGATGAACAGGCACTCAAACAGGCGGACGAGCAAGCAGTCGATGCGGATGGCTTCGAGGTGGTCGAGGAGACGCCCGAACTCAGAGCGACAGTCGAACAGGAGGTCCAAGCGAAGGTGGATGCCAACCACCCAGATGGAATCAAGGAGACGAACAACGAACGGATTCAGGGTGCGACCCTCGAACAGGAGGAGCGCATTCGAGCGCGGGAAGCAGAACTAGAGCGCATCAGTATCAGAGCTAAAGTCAGTCGGCAGGATGGTCGGGCAGAGCGAGCGCGAGACATCGCGGCGAAACGGAGCAAAGAGCGGCGTCGAGAGTTCCAGAAGCGGGCGGCAAGCGTGACCCCCATGGCAGACCCGGAGCGGCCGGACCCACGCGAGGAGCTATCCCAAGACGAGCTAGCAAGCGTGAACGAGCAGACACAGCGGTTGAGCGAGAAGTTGGATGGGTGGACGAGAGCGGCGATTAGTCGGCGATTGGCCGAGCGCGTGGTCGAAGGGGCAGGCATGATGAGTGCGGTCGTCGGCGTCCACGAAGAATTGCAGACGGCCCCGGGACACGTGATTCCAATCGGCAAGCTCGAAGACGTGAATCGCAAGGAGGTGAGCATCTCCGGGCGTGTCGACACATTGTGGGAGCCATCGCATCCAAGTATAGCGCAAGTCGGACTCATCGAAGACGAAAGCGGACGAACCCGAGTCACGGTCTGGAAAAACTCGCAAGCGCCGTGGATGGAGGAAGGCGAGCAAGTGTGCATCCGCGGGGCGGCCCGGAACTGGTACGAAGGACGTGTCTCCCTCGCCGTGACCGGGTGGACGACCATCCAGTTCCCTGAGCGCGGTCGTTGGTGGGAATAG